The following are from one region of the Paenibacillus sp. KS-LC4 genome:
- a CDS encoding WXG100 family type VII secretion target — protein MVTSMQVSGYSTQCTELIRSAQACSSEMSQSIKGMTSYWNEMGQAQFAAECQGWIKAMNEVQRQLSQVQTSLNQYASQLKQEELAKEREAARQREQEAAAKNAAKTTTTVRTK, from the coding sequence ATGGTTACTTCGATGCAGGTTAGTGGCTATAGTACCCAATGTACGGAGCTAATAAGAAGCGCTCAAGCATGCAGCAGTGAGATGAGCCAATCTATTAAAGGCATGACCTCCTACTGGAACGAAATGGGCCAGGCTCAATTCGCAGCGGAATGCCAAGGCTGGATTAAAGCTATGAATGAGGTTCAGCGGCAGCTTTCGCAAGTGCAAACAAGCCTTAATCAGTACGCCAGCCAATTAAAGCAAGAGGAGCTTGCTAAAGAACGTGAGGCAGCAAGGCAGCGAGAGCAAGAAGCTGCTGCCAAAAATGCTGCCAAAACGACAACAACGGTAAGGACTAAGTAA
- the essC gene encoding type VII secretion protein EssC, with protein sequence MDIKNENDTQIQRTPRIMPYYPEGELVLQDPAKPLGKPTFAWLTILVPPLAMLVVAIFMSTLTKSHIMLISTIGMTTVTVVVSILNYRSTVKKHEEQTKKQEKKYLDYLFNIRYELLEASNQQREALRVISPSIDECISIVRQRQKQLWERTAMETDFLTIRIGNGMQPLALNPTYTSNTKAVDEDNPLEKIASTICEELAFVQDVPVQIPLQSINTLGLFGKRAEVSEFLNAMLVHLTTHHGFDDVKIVGLFDQTEMEMWGWTKWLPHTWNKDRDIRFLASNEYEASILADVLLPEMKRREEDKPSYGTKTVKLPHYVFLMLAPELWEESDLMKYIVSNNDSLGITSIFISERIDVALPLNSQVILEVKNGQGMTRKDLNHCMGQSTYHFLSDSVSSKNAEIFARMLAPLTIKETKNNSFIPPMVTFLDSFNVKLVEELNVTNRWSTNQANRTLSVPLGQASAGKTLLFDMHEKNYGPHGLVAGTTGSGKSELLQSLLLALAVNYHPHEIAFVLIDYKGGGMANAFAGLPHLVGTITNLGGNQINRALASIKSELLRRQRLFGEAGVTSIDDYIVLYREQKVQLPLPHLIIVVDEFAELKSDQPEFMKELVSAARVGRSLGIHLILATQKPSGVVDDQIWSNSRFKLCLKVQTPSDSQEMLKRPDAAEIKEKGRGYLQVGNNEVFTLFQSSWSGAPYNNTDSEQEIEIKANALGFNGERKRLLPKVSNNNESKRLNQLESVVKYINQVSEERNIREAFQLWLPPLPELLSLQELLVDEEGWDGQQWTDPSDYLVAPVGLIDNPSQQAQYQLKIDFGRDGHLLIYGAPSSGKTTMLKTILMSLALKYNPDYVHFYILDFGTRTLGVFNDIPHLGDVIYPEDEQKVDKLLQLLLNELEDRKRKFSKLGISNLVAYRSYTKEEIPSIVVALDNYTGFAESYVEQVLELGKLVREGGNYGIYFVFTGNAINTFPYRIAQNIKQSIVFQMVDSSDYSSIVGRTEGLEPAKVVGRGLVKDQIPLEFQGATPVEGGSDDQIAEGIRVLSGQMKDKWKKKQVKTIAIIPEELSIKDFIANAQINDGDREGKGYAFPIGLDWDNTLPFVVDASSSNSLLISYAPTVSAELLFATLLHSMSAFLEAERVKINVFDSSSVLKSSEVAHMENVHYMRTESEFSLLTHSVIEQLQIRKNDSREYVANMDDPDQFNESDYILSKYPLFIICLPDLKASIELMDGDSLQHLERIARFGGGLGVHLLIGGLADDIDQLQLVTSLVPLLAEGESKMLVGGKPFEHTTLIGDSYKGDFQELNRKMQDGEARLILKNEIRRLKMPTAL encoded by the coding sequence ATGGATATAAAAAACGAAAATGACACGCAAATTCAAAGGACACCTAGAATTATGCCTTATTACCCAGAAGGTGAACTAGTACTTCAGGACCCTGCAAAACCACTAGGCAAGCCAACATTTGCTTGGCTTACGATTTTAGTTCCTCCGCTAGCCATGCTTGTTGTTGCTATATTTATGTCAACTCTTACTAAATCACATATTATGTTAATTTCTACAATAGGAATGACGACCGTAACGGTAGTTGTATCTATACTAAATTACAGATCAACCGTTAAGAAGCATGAAGAGCAGACGAAAAAGCAGGAGAAAAAGTACCTCGATTACCTATTCAATATCCGTTATGAATTGTTGGAAGCATCTAATCAGCAACGGGAAGCACTCCGCGTTATATCTCCCTCGATAGATGAATGTATCTCCATTGTTAGACAAAGACAGAAGCAATTGTGGGAACGAACGGCAATGGAGACGGACTTTTTAACGATAAGAATAGGGAATGGCATGCAGCCCTTAGCTCTTAATCCTACATACACCTCCAATACAAAAGCGGTAGATGAAGATAACCCATTAGAAAAAATAGCGAGCACGATCTGTGAAGAATTGGCCTTTGTTCAGGATGTGCCCGTGCAGATTCCTTTACAGTCGATTAACACATTGGGGCTCTTCGGGAAAAGGGCAGAGGTTAGCGAGTTTTTGAATGCTATGCTTGTACACTTGACTACTCATCATGGTTTCGATGATGTGAAAATTGTAGGTCTTTTTGATCAGACCGAGATGGAAATGTGGGGATGGACAAAGTGGCTGCCGCACACTTGGAATAAAGATCGTGATATTCGTTTTTTAGCTAGCAATGAGTATGAAGCATCTATCCTTGCAGACGTTCTATTGCCGGAAATGAAGAGGCGGGAAGAGGACAAGCCCTCCTATGGAACAAAGACGGTCAAGCTTCCACACTACGTTTTTCTCATGCTTGCTCCCGAATTATGGGAAGAGTCCGATCTAATGAAATATATTGTTTCAAACAATGATTCGTTGGGAATAACGAGCATCTTTATTTCGGAGAGAATTGATGTAGCGCTTCCGTTGAATTCCCAGGTCATTCTTGAAGTGAAGAACGGCCAAGGCATGACTAGGAAGGATTTAAATCATTGTATGGGGCAAAGCACCTATCATTTTTTATCTGATAGCGTAAGCAGCAAAAATGCAGAGATTTTTGCGAGAATGCTGGCTCCTTTAACGATTAAAGAGACGAAAAACAATAGCTTTATTCCTCCAATGGTTACTTTCCTAGATAGCTTTAATGTCAAGCTTGTCGAGGAATTGAACGTTACTAATCGGTGGAGCACAAATCAGGCTAATCGAACGCTGTCGGTACCACTTGGACAGGCTAGTGCAGGCAAAACCTTGCTATTTGACATGCATGAGAAAAATTATGGACCCCATGGTCTAGTAGCAGGGACGACGGGCTCGGGGAAAAGTGAGCTGTTGCAATCCTTATTGCTGGCTTTAGCCGTTAATTATCATCCGCATGAGATTGCATTTGTACTCATTGATTATAAAGGCGGTGGAATGGCTAATGCCTTTGCTGGTTTGCCTCATCTAGTTGGGACGATTACGAATTTAGGCGGCAACCAAATAAATAGAGCGCTGGCCTCGATCAAAAGCGAGCTTTTGCGTAGACAGCGTTTGTTTGGGGAAGCGGGAGTAACAAGCATTGACGATTACATTGTGTTGTATCGCGAGCAAAAGGTTCAATTGCCGTTGCCTCATTTAATAATCGTTGTGGACGAATTTGCAGAGCTTAAATCTGATCAGCCAGAGTTTATGAAGGAGCTTGTAAGTGCGGCTAGGGTTGGCCGAAGCTTGGGCATTCATCTTATTTTAGCAACTCAAAAGCCTTCTGGTGTCGTTGATGATCAAATATGGAGTAACTCCAGATTTAAATTATGCTTGAAGGTTCAGACGCCATCAGATAGCCAGGAGATGTTAAAGCGTCCTGATGCCGCTGAGATCAAGGAAAAAGGCAGAGGTTATTTGCAGGTGGGCAATAATGAAGTATTTACCTTGTTCCAATCCTCATGGAGTGGTGCCCCTTATAATAACACGGATAGTGAGCAAGAAATTGAAATTAAAGCCAACGCTCTTGGCTTCAATGGTGAGCGTAAGCGCCTTTTGCCAAAAGTCAGCAATAATAATGAGTCTAAACGCTTAAATCAGCTGGAATCCGTAGTGAAATATATTAATCAAGTATCTGAGGAGAGGAATATTCGGGAGGCCTTCCAATTATGGCTGCCGCCACTGCCGGAATTATTGAGCCTTCAGGAACTATTGGTCGATGAGGAAGGCTGGGATGGGCAGCAATGGACGGACCCGAGTGATTATCTAGTAGCTCCTGTTGGATTAATTGATAACCCATCACAGCAAGCGCAATACCAGCTCAAAATTGATTTTGGAAGAGATGGACATCTGCTTATCTATGGTGCGCCGAGCAGTGGGAAAACAACGATGTTAAAAACCATTTTGATGTCGCTTGCGCTGAAATATAATCCTGACTATGTGCACTTTTATATTTTGGATTTTGGTACGAGAACGTTAGGTGTTTTTAATGATATTCCTCATCTCGGCGACGTTATTTATCCAGAAGATGAGCAGAAGGTAGATAAATTACTGCAACTGCTATTAAACGAATTGGAAGATCGCAAGCGGAAGTTTTCTAAGCTGGGGATAAGCAATCTGGTGGCTTACCGTTCTTATACAAAAGAAGAGATCCCTTCTATCGTTGTAGCACTAGATAACTATACGGGGTTCGCGGAAAGCTATGTGGAACAAGTGCTGGAGTTAGGGAAGCTAGTAAGGGAAGGTGGAAATTATGGTATTTATTTTGTTTTTACAGGCAATGCCATCAATACTTTCCCTTACCGAATTGCTCAAAATATAAAGCAATCCATTGTATTTCAAATGGTGGATTCCTCCGATTACTCAAGTATCGTTGGACGTACAGAGGGGTTGGAGCCCGCTAAGGTTGTTGGACGGGGACTTGTGAAAGATCAAATACCTTTAGAATTCCAAGGAGCTACCCCTGTTGAAGGGGGAAGCGATGACCAGATTGCTGAAGGCATTCGTGTACTATCGGGGCAAATGAAGGATAAGTGGAAAAAGAAACAGGTAAAAACAATTGCTATTATTCCGGAAGAGCTTAGCATTAAGGATTTTATTGCGAATGCCCAAATAAACGACGGTGATCGGGAAGGGAAGGGTTATGCATTTCCAATCGGGCTGGATTGGGACAATACTCTTCCGTTTGTGGTGGATGCAAGCAGCAGCAATAGTCTTCTTATTTCTTATGCTCCAACGGTAAGTGCGGAGCTTCTGTTTGCTACCTTGCTTCATTCCATGAGCGCTTTTCTGGAGGCTGAACGGGTGAAAATCAATGTTTTCGATAGTTCGAGCGTTCTTAAATCAAGTGAAGTTGCCCATATGGAAAATGTTCATTATATGCGAACGGAAAGCGAGTTTTCATTGTTAACCCACTCTGTTATAGAGCAATTGCAAATTCGTAAAAATGATTCCCGTGAATATGTTGCGAATATGGATGATCCTGATCAGTTTAACGAAAGCGACTATATCCTCAGTAAATATCCGCTGTTCATTATTTGCCTTCCAGATCTTAAGGCTTCGATCGAGCTCATGGATGGTGACTCCTTGCAGCATTTGGAGCGGATCGCTCGTTTTGGCGGTGGCTTGGGGGTTCACTTATTAATTGGCGGGCTTGCCGATGATATAGATCAATTGCAGTTGGTGACGTCACTGGTGCCTTTGCTGGCTGAAGGGGAGTCCAAGATGCTGGTTGGAGGCAAGCCGTTCGAGCATACAACGCTTATTGGAGACAGCTATAAAGGAGACTTCCAAGAATTAAATCGCAAGATGCAAGATGGCGAAGCAAGGCTCATATTGAAAAATGAAATTAGAAGATTGAAAATGCCGACCGCATTGTAG